Below is a window of Pseudomonas sp. B21-040 DNA.
AGGAACTGCTGCTGGACATCTGGACGCGGATCCGCACCACCGTGGTGTTCGTCACCCACGACATCGACGAAGCGCTGTTCCTCGCCGATCGCCTGCTGGTCATGAGCACTCGACCGGGCCGGATCATCGAAGACGTGCGCCTCGACTTCCCCAGACCTCGCACCACCGAGCTGGTGACGAGCCCCGAATTTTCCCGCTTGAAGCGCCATTGCCTCGAATTACTGCGTCACGAAGACGGTCGGCAGCTACCGCGCCTGAACCCTCTCGGACTCCCCCCTGAAAACAAACTGCCGCGATTTGCCCTATGACCTCTCTATTCGATGTAACCGATAACGACGACATCCTTGTCCTGCAACCGCGCCTGACCGATGACGATCCCGGCGTGCGGCGCATCGCGCTGATTGAACTGGCCGACCTTGAAGAACCGGATGGCTTGCTGTGGCTGGTGAATCGACTGGCCGAAGACCCCACCGAAGAAGTCCGCGCCGAGGCCGCCCGCTTGCTCGAAGCCTGGGAGGAAGAACCCGTGGTCGAAGCGCTGTGTCAGGCGCTGACCGATCCCTCGTTGACCGTGCAATCGGCCGCTGCACAAAGCCTCAGTTTGCTCAAAAGCGAAGCAGCGGGCCGGGTGATTCTGCCATGGACGGCGCATGCCGCGATCAGCGTGCGCATTGCCGCGTTCAGGGCGTTGCGTGAGTTGCGGTTTCCTGATGCCGCCGGTGCTGCAATCGTGGCGTTGAACGATGAGGACGCCAGTGTCCGGCGCGAAGCGGTCGGCGTACTCGGCTGGCTCAAGCAACTCGATGCCTTGCCGGCCCTGGCCCGATTAGCCAGTCACGACCCGGACACCGAAGTTCGCCGCGCCGCCACCGGGGCCCTCGGTTTGGCATCCGACGCGCAAGTGCTGCCGGCGTTGCGCCAGGCATTACAGGACGACGCCTGGCAAGTGCGCGAAGAAGCCGCGACCACGCTGGGCAAAGTCGGTCACAGGGATGCTGGCGACGCCTTGGTCGAAGCCTTGAGCGATGATTACTGGCAAGTCCGCCTGCGTGCCACCCGCAGCCTCGGCCGCTTGCGTTACGCCCCGGCCCTCGACGCACTGATCGAATCCCTCGGCCACCGCATCAGCAACCTGCGCAAGGAAGCGGCGCTGGCCCTTGGCGAATTGAACGACAAAGGCGCCATCGCCCCCTTGCAGGCCGCGCAAGACGACGGCGACCCGGAAGTGCGCAAAGCCGTGCGCATCGCCTTGAGTCAACTGCAATGAACCCGTTGGCCGTGGTCAACTCCCAGGGGAAACAGCAGCTGCGATTGAACTGGCCGGATGGGCGTGAACAGTGGCTGGGACATGCCGAGTTGCGGCGCCAATGCCCGTGCTCGCAGTGCCGGGCGTTTCGGCTGCAAGGGCTGACGGTAAAGGTTGATCCGCGCATTCGTGTGGTTGAACTCAATGCCCAGGGTTATGGCCTGCAACTGGTGTTCAGCGACGGCCACGAACGCGGTATCTACCCGTGGCCCTACCTGGCACAACTCATTTGCGAGTCTATTGAAATTTAATGTGGGAGCGGGCTTGCCCGCGATGGCGGACTGACATTCGGTATAGATGTTGAATGTACTGGCCTCATCGCGGGCAAGCCCGCTCCCACAGGGGGGATGTGCGCAGTCAGAAGGACTTGCTGACACTCGCCACTACGGTCGCACTGCACACGTCGTCAAACCCCCAGTTGCTGGCGCATTGGCTTTTCGACAGGTCGGTGTCGACGTAGCTCAAGCCCAGCATCACGCCGGCCAGTTCGTGGGTCAGTTTGACTTCCCATTCGCGGTACGAATCTTCGGCGTGGCCCGAGCTTGAGTACAGGTGCGGGTCCTTGAAGTCCATGTTGCCGTAGCGCAGTTTCAGGCCCGTGTCGTATGGCAATTGGGTTTCGTAACCGACATAGGTGTACAGCGAGTTCTGCTCGCTTTCGATGCCTGGCGCATCGTCGGAATAGTAGGCGCCGAACTTCACCCCGTAGACGCTGAGAATGCTGTAGACCTCGCTCTGGTTGAACTGGCTTTCTTTCGGGTATGAGTACTTGAGGTAACCGATGTCCAGATTGACGTCTTCGGTGGCTTCCCAAAACCAGCCGGCGTAGTAGTCGATTTCCTGGCGGGTTTTCAGGCCGCCACCGAAGTCGACGTTCGAACTCCAGGCCCCCACGTATAAACCCGTGCTGTGAGTGAGGGTCACGCCGGCCTGCACAGCGGGATCATTCTGAGTTTGTGAAATGCCGCGGGTGCGGTAATCGCTCGCCAGGGTCAGGTCCACCAGTACGGAAAAGTCATCATTGAGGACAATGGCCTGGCTGCTCAATGGCAGCAGGCTCAGGGATCCGAGGGCGAACAGGGTGAAAGCTTTCATGAATAAAGTCCCGATGTTGTGATTGTTTTATGGGCAGTTTTTTTACGCAAAGCTGCGCCGTGCCCCGGCGTTGAGCGCGGGGTCGGGCAGGGGTGACAGCGGATTTTTATTAGAGGGTGGGGGCGTAGACTTCGCGGCCGGCAAACCAGGTTTGCAGCACTTTTGTGTCGTGCAGGGCCTTGTTGTCGACGGTGAAAACGTCACGGTCCAGCACGATGAAGTCAGCCTGCTTGCCTGGGGTCAGCGAACCGATTTGTTTCTCCAAGCCAATGGTGCGCGCCGCGTTTGCGGTGTAGGCGTAGAACATCGTTTCGCGGTCGACGGCTTCTTTGGCATTCAGTACACCCAGCGGACCGACGCGGGTGATGGCCTGGGCCATGGCGTTCCACGGGTTGGGCGAGGACACCGGCCAGTCACTGGCGCCCGAAATCGTCGCGCCTTGTTTGAGCAGCGAATGCGCCGGGTATTGGTAACGGAAGGCGAGGGCGCTGACGTAAGGCTTGATCATGTCCGTGGTGTAGTCGTCGGCCGAGGCCCACAGCAGTTGCATCGAGGCGATGACGTTGAGCGGTTTGAACCGTGCAAACTCTTTCGGATTGACGATTTGCAAGTGCGTGATCGAGTGCGTCACGCCGCTCTGGCGATCCTTGCGTGCCTGAGCGATGCCGTTCAGCGCCTCACGCACCGCGCGATCGCCGATCGCATGGATGTGCACCAGCCAGCCGCGCTGGTCGATGGCGCTGACCAGTTCGCCGAAATGCTTCGGATCGATCAGCAATTCACCTTGTTTGTGCGAGTTGCTGTAAGGGTCGATCATTGCCGCGCTCTGGGCCGGGAATTCGATCACGCCGTCGGCGAAAATCTTCACGCCCGGCAGGGTCAGGTTCGGGATGCCCTGGAATTGCTGGCGAACCTTGTCCAGCGTATCGAGATCGGCCGGCACGCTTTTCGAGTTGGCCACCAGCAGGGCGGCCACGTGGACGCTCATGTCACCGCTTTCGGCCAGCGCCTTATAGGCCGGGAGCACGCCAACGGTTTTTTCCGTGGGTTTGAGTGCGAACAGCGGTTCGCCGGGCGCGGCATTGGCGGCGGGGTCCATCCACGCCGTGATGCCGAAGCTGTTGTTGTAGCGCACGGCCGATTGGGCGGCTTTGAGCATATCGGCGGTGCTCGGCACCGGCATTTTCGAGGACACTCGGTCCCACCCGGCGTCCACCAGGAAACCGTTGGGGGTGCCATCGGCGCGCTTGCCAATGGTGTCGACTTCGGCGGCGGGCAATGACTTGAGCAACGCGGCATCGACGCCGGCGCGCTTGAGCATGAAGTCGTTGGCCCAGGCCGTGTGGTGGTCGCTGCCGGTGAACACCACGGGCACATCGGCCCATTCACCGGTGTTGAATTTTTTGCCCAGGGCCTCGGCCTGCGCCCAGTAAACCGAGCTCATGCCGGCCACGGTCAGTACATCGCCGTGTTTGGCCTTACCGTCGTCACGCCAGCCGCGCAGGCGTTTTTCCAGTTCGTCGAGCTCGACCACCTCGTCTTCCATGTTGGCCACGACCATTTCCAGGCCGCCGAAAATCGCATGGGAATGGGTGTCGATCAGACCGGGCATCAGGGTTTTACCGCCCAGATCCACCACTTTTGTTTCCGGTGTGATCAAGACCTTGATCTGCGCATCGCTGCCCACTTGCAGCACCTTGCCGTCTTGTACTGCCAGCGCCTGCACCTTCGGTTGGGTGCGGTCAGCGGTGAAAATCTTGCCATTGATCAGCACCAGGTCGGTGGCTGCCATGGCTTCCATCGAGGCAAAACTCACTGCGGCCATCAATAGATTCGGGATGAATCTTTTCATTGAATGTTTCCTTGTTATTGCGTCTGATGGCCAGATTAGTGGCTGCTTGTGCGCAGCAGAACGCCTTCCTCACGAAAAACGTTTTTGCCGGAATGGAAAAAGTATGGACAAGCTGGGTGCGTTGAAAATGTTCGTGGTCACGGCGCAACTCGGCAGCTTCAGCCGTGCCG
It encodes the following:
- a CDS encoding HEAT repeat domain-containing protein; this encodes MTSLFDVTDNDDILVLQPRLTDDDPGVRRIALIELADLEEPDGLLWLVNRLAEDPTEEVRAEAARLLEAWEEEPVVEALCQALTDPSLTVQSAAAQSLSLLKSEAAGRVILPWTAHAAISVRIAAFRALRELRFPDAAGAAIVALNDEDASVRREAVGVLGWLKQLDALPALARLASHDPDTEVRRAATGALGLASDAQVLPALRQALQDDAWQVREEAATTLGKVGHRDAGDALVEALSDDYWQVRLRATRSLGRLRYAPALDALIESLGHRISNLRKEAALALGELNDKGAIAPLQAAQDDGDPEVRKAVRIALSQLQ
- a CDS encoding TorF family putative porin, which encodes MKAFTLFALGSLSLLPLSSQAIVLNDDFSVLVDLTLASDYRTRGISQTQNDPAVQAGVTLTHSTGLYVGAWSSNVDFGGGLKTRQEIDYYAGWFWEATEDVNLDIGYLKYSYPKESQFNQSEVYSILSVYGVKFGAYYSDDAPGIESEQNSLYTYVGYETQLPYDTGLKLRYGNMDFKDPHLYSSSGHAEDSYREWEVKLTHELAGVMLGLSYVDTDLSKSQCASNWGFDDVCSATVVASVSKSF
- a CDS encoding DUF971 domain-containing protein, with the protein product MNPLAVVNSQGKQQLRLNWPDGREQWLGHAELRRQCPCSQCRAFRLQGLTVKVDPRIRVVELNAQGYGLQLVFSDGHERGIYPWPYLAQLICESIEI
- a CDS encoding amidohydrolase, coding for MKRFIPNLLMAAVSFASMEAMAATDLVLINGKIFTADRTQPKVQALAVQDGKVLQVGSDAQIKVLITPETKVVDLGGKTLMPGLIDTHSHAIFGGLEMVVANMEDEVVELDELEKRLRGWRDDGKAKHGDVLTVAGMSSVYWAQAEALGKKFNTGEWADVPVVFTGSDHHTAWANDFMLKRAGVDAALLKSLPAAEVDTIGKRADGTPNGFLVDAGWDRVSSKMPVPSTADMLKAAQSAVRYNNSFGITAWMDPAANAAPGEPLFALKPTEKTVGVLPAYKALAESGDMSVHVAALLVANSKSVPADLDTLDKVRQQFQGIPNLTLPGVKIFADGVIEFPAQSAAMIDPYSNSHKQGELLIDPKHFGELVSAIDQRGWLVHIHAIGDRAVREALNGIAQARKDRQSGVTHSITHLQIVNPKEFARFKPLNVIASMQLLWASADDYTTDMIKPYVSALAFRYQYPAHSLLKQGATISGASDWPVSSPNPWNAMAQAITRVGPLGVLNAKEAVDRETMFYAYTANAARTIGLEKQIGSLTPGKQADFIVLDRDVFTVDNKALHDTKVLQTWFAGREVYAPTL